One genomic region from Streptomyces sp. NBC_01304 encodes:
- a CDS encoding PP2C family protein-serine/threonine phosphatase → MKVLLLDEHRHAPPALAEALQTVGADVRVRTPGDVLTMPTGELPDTQVLLAHAGLSPHSVRAVARRLDDEGQQPTVVAFAEHDLHLLGGHVNAGSEYLVPPFHPELVRARLRSCHERLEISRTIEDVAATAELLGYERELEIGREIQLGFLPDSLPEPDDWEISVRFRPARTVAGDFYDVFELANRRRLALVVADVCDKGVGAALFMALIRSLLRHTAEQSGLQSLIAADLLGEETAGVWQEQSRAIPVVGATPLLNAVVGTNNYLTRNHIRQGYFATMFFGVLDPLTGNLVYINGGHNPPVLVSASGGEPVLLEPTGPAVGVIPDVSFSLGYAQVSPGDTLFVYTDGVTEARSPSGRFFGEDQMLKHLTAAAVRGEELLDHMDGALGEFVGPAEQSDDITMLAVHWRPPATDPASD, encoded by the coding sequence ATGAAAGTGCTGCTCCTCGACGAACACCGCCATGCGCCCCCGGCGCTGGCCGAGGCCCTTCAGACCGTGGGCGCGGACGTACGGGTCCGCACCCCCGGCGACGTACTGACCATGCCGACCGGCGAACTGCCCGACACCCAGGTGCTCCTCGCGCACGCGGGCCTGTCCCCGCACAGCGTGCGCGCGGTCGCCCGGCGCCTCGACGACGAGGGGCAGCAGCCGACCGTCGTGGCCTTCGCGGAGCACGATCTGCATCTGCTCGGCGGCCATGTGAACGCGGGCTCCGAGTATCTGGTGCCGCCCTTCCACCCCGAGCTGGTGCGGGCCCGGCTGCGCAGCTGCCATGAGCGCCTGGAGATCAGCCGGACCATCGAGGACGTCGCCGCCACCGCCGAACTGCTCGGCTACGAGCGGGAGTTGGAGATCGGCCGGGAGATCCAGCTGGGCTTCCTGCCCGACTCGCTGCCCGAGCCCGACGACTGGGAGATCAGCGTCCGCTTCCGTCCCGCGCGGACCGTCGCCGGGGACTTCTACGACGTGTTCGAGCTGGCCAACCGGCGCCGGCTCGCGCTCGTCGTGGCCGACGTCTGCGACAAGGGCGTCGGGGCCGCGCTGTTCATGGCCCTGATCCGCAGCCTGCTGCGGCACACCGCCGAGCAGTCCGGGCTGCAGAGCCTGATCGCCGCCGATCTGCTCGGCGAGGAGACGGCGGGGGTCTGGCAGGAGCAGAGCCGGGCCATCCCCGTGGTCGGCGCGACCCCGCTGCTCAACGCCGTGGTCGGCACCAACAACTACCTCACCCGCAACCACATCCGGCAGGGCTACTTCGCCACCATGTTCTTCGGCGTACTCGACCCGCTCACCGGCAACCTCGTCTACATCAACGGCGGCCACAACCCGCCGGTCCTGGTCAGCGCCTCCGGCGGCGAACCGGTGCTCCTCGAACCCACCGGACCGGCCGTCGGAGTGATCCCCGACGTCAGCTTCTCCCTCGGGTACGCGCAGGTCAGCCCCGGCGACACGCTGTTCGTCTACACGGACGGCGTGACCGAGGCGCGCTCGCCGTCGGGCCGGTTCTTCGGCGAGGACCAGATGCTCAAGCACCTGACGGCGGCCGCGGTGCGCGGCGAGGAACTGCTCGACCACATGGACGGGGCGCTCGGCGAGTTCGTCGGCCCGGCGGAACAGTCCGACGACATCACCATGCTCGCCGTGCACTGGCGACCCCCTGCCACCGACCCGGCCTCCGACTGA
- a CDS encoding alpha-1,4-glucan--maltose-1-phosphate maltosyltransferase — protein MQGTPAAHRFGATVGRIPIVDVRPQVDAGRRPARAVPGETFEVSATVFREGHDAVGANVVLTGPDGVAVDDWTPMRLLAPGTDRYAAQIRAGREGDWTYRVEAWTDPVATWRHTAEVKIPAGLDTELVLTEGALLLERALDEAETAGAVSVLKRALDLIGDEHLTPDERLAAALTPVVTAHLAARPLRDLVTRSPELPLRVDRERALYGAWYEFFPRSEGALPATRDADGVLGAPRSGTFRTAAERLPAVADMGFDVVYLPPVHPIGTTHRKGAGNTLTPGRHDPGSPWAIGSADGGHDAIHPDLGTIEDFDAFVAHAGELGLEIALDFALQCSPDHPWVEAHPEWFKHRVDGTIAYAENPPKKYQDIYPIDFDTDPDGLHDECLRVLRHWMDHGVRIFRVDNPHTKPVAFWERLIEAVHTTDPDVLFLAEAFTRPAMMHALARTGFHQSYTYFTWRNSKDEVESYLSELAGLGGEDSAAYLRPNLFVNTPDILNAYLQYGGRPAFAVRAVLAAMAAPTWGVYAGYELYENVPAGPGSEEYLDSEKFQYRPRDWESAEAEGRSLAPLLRTLNELRRAHPALHQLRNLRFHRTDNDAVVAFSKRSVTEDGDDWVLVVLSLDPHSVREATVSLDLPALGLDRADTFDAHDALTGETYHWARDNYVRLDPQQQVAHIFTSTTDRNSQS, from the coding sequence ATGCAAGGCACGCCCGCCGCCCACCGTTTCGGCGCGACCGTCGGCCGCATCCCCATCGTGGACGTACGCCCCCAGGTGGACGCGGGCCGCCGCCCCGCCCGGGCCGTGCCGGGGGAGACCTTCGAGGTGTCGGCGACCGTGTTCCGCGAGGGGCACGACGCGGTGGGCGCCAATGTCGTGCTCACCGGCCCGGACGGGGTGGCGGTGGACGACTGGACCCCGATGCGGCTCCTCGCCCCCGGCACCGACCGCTATGCCGCGCAGATCCGCGCCGGCCGCGAGGGCGACTGGACGTACCGGGTGGAGGCCTGGACCGACCCCGTCGCCACCTGGCGGCACACCGCCGAGGTGAAGATACCGGCCGGCCTCGACACCGAACTGGTGCTCACCGAAGGTGCGTTGCTCCTGGAGCGCGCCCTGGACGAGGCCGAGACCGCGGGCGCCGTATCGGTCCTGAAGCGCGCCCTCGACCTCATCGGCGACGAACACCTCACCCCCGACGAGCGCCTGGCCGCCGCCCTCACCCCCGTGGTCACCGCCCATCTGGCGGCCCGCCCGCTGCGCGACCTGGTGACGCGCTCGCCCGAACTGCCGCTGCGGGTCGACCGCGAGCGGGCCCTGTACGGCGCCTGGTACGAGTTCTTCCCGCGCTCCGAGGGCGCCCTGCCCGCGACCCGGGACGCCGACGGCGTGCTCGGCGCCCCGCGCTCGGGTACCTTCCGCACGGCCGCCGAACGGCTGCCCGCCGTAGCGGACATGGGCTTCGATGTCGTCTACCTCCCGCCCGTCCACCCGATCGGCACCACCCACCGCAAGGGCGCGGGCAACACCCTCACTCCCGGCCGGCACGACCCGGGCTCGCCCTGGGCGATCGGCTCGGCCGACGGCGGCCACGACGCGATCCACCCCGACCTGGGAACGATCGAGGACTTCGACGCATTCGTCGCCCACGCAGGCGAGTTGGGCCTGGAGATCGCCCTCGACTTCGCCCTGCAGTGCTCGCCCGACCACCCCTGGGTCGAGGCGCACCCCGAGTGGTTCAAGCACCGCGTGGACGGCACCATCGCCTACGCGGAGAACCCGCCGAAGAAGTACCAGGACATCTACCCCATCGACTTCGACACCGACCCGGACGGCCTGCACGACGAATGCCTGCGCGTCCTCCGCCACTGGATGGATCACGGCGTACGCATCTTCCGCGTCGACAACCCCCACACCAAGCCGGTCGCCTTCTGGGAGCGCCTCATCGAGGCCGTGCACACGACCGACCCCGATGTCCTTTTCCTGGCCGAGGCGTTCACCCGCCCCGCGATGATGCACGCCCTCGCCCGGACCGGCTTCCACCAGTCCTATACGTACTTCACCTGGCGGAACTCGAAGGACGAGGTCGAGTCGTACCTGAGCGAACTGGCGGGCCTGGGCGGCGAGGACAGCGCGGCCTATCTGCGACCCAACCTCTTCGTGAACACCCCGGACATCCTCAACGCCTACCTCCAGTACGGGGGCCGTCCCGCCTTCGCGGTCCGGGCTGTGCTCGCCGCCATGGCGGCGCCGACCTGGGGGGTGTACGCGGGCTACGAGCTGTACGAGAACGTGCCGGCCGGGCCCGGCAGCGAGGAGTACCTGGACTCGGAGAAGTTCCAGTACCGGCCCAGGGACTGGGAGTCGGCCGAGGCGGAGGGCCGCTCACTGGCCCCGCTCCTGCGCACCTTGAACGAACTGCGCCGCGCCCACCCGGCCCTGCACCAGCTGCGCAACCTGCGCTTCCACCGGACGGACAACGACGCGGTGGTCGCCTTCTCCAAGCGTTCCGTGACCGAGGACGGCGACGACTGGGTCCTGGTCGTCCTCAGCCTCGACCCGCACAGCGTCCGCGAGGCCACCGTCTCCCTCGACCTGCCGGCCCTCGGCCTCGACCGCGCCGACACCTTCGACGCCCACGACGCACTCACCGGCGAGACGTACCACTGGGCCCGCGACAACTACGTACGCCTCGATCCACAGCAGCAGGTGGCCCACATCTTCACGTCGACCACGGACAGGAACTCCCAGTCGTGA
- the glgB gene encoding 1,4-alpha-glucan branching protein GlgB, with translation MASPTPAPLALKAPPLAPTDLKRLTTGEVSDPHALLGPHPGPTGVTVRVLRPLADAVQLMTPEGEPLAELTHEAGGVFTGLLPTTEIPDYRVAARYGEDLFVHDDPYRFPPSLGELDLHLIREGRHEQLWQVLGANTGQVTAGWAPVTGTTFAVWAPNARAVRLIGDFNHWHGAAHPMRSLGASGIWELFVPGVGDGTRYKYELLTRDGDWIQKADPLARAAESAPGTASIVETSHYEWQDADWLAARGARPVEQAPMSVYEMHLGSWRPGLGYRDLALELPAYIKALGFTHVEFLPVAEHPFGGSWGYQVTSYFAPMAALGSPDDFRHLVDALHRAGIGVIVDWVPAHFPRDDWALARFDGTPLYEHPDPRRGEHPDWGTYVFDFGRTEVRNFLVANATYWCEEFHIDGLRVDAVASMLYLDYSRADGQWLPNEYGGRENLDAVEFLQEMNATVYRRSPGALTIAEESTAWDGVTRRTDHGGLGFGLKWNMGWMHDSLSYMAEDPVHRQFHHHAMTFPMVYAYAENYMLPISHDEVVHGKGSLLGKMPGDRWQQFAGLRAYLAFMWSFPGKQLLFMGQEFAQDSEWSHEAGVDWGVSRYAPHEAVRDLVRDLNRRYLELPALWERDASPDGFTWIDADAAQDNVYSFVRYDAAGCPLVCVFNFQPGVRHHYRVGLPAGGDWTEVLSTDAVAYGGGGALNSGRIAAQDVPWQGLARSAELTLPPLGAVWLRPA, from the coding sequence ATGGCAAGCCCCACCCCGGCGCCGCTCGCCCTGAAAGCCCCGCCGCTGGCCCCCACAGACCTCAAGCGCCTCACCACCGGCGAGGTCAGCGACCCGCACGCCCTGCTGGGCCCCCACCCGGGCCCCACCGGGGTGACCGTCCGCGTCCTACGCCCCCTCGCGGACGCAGTCCAGCTGATGACCCCCGAGGGCGAGCCCTTGGCCGAGCTGACGCACGAGGCCGGAGGCGTCTTCACCGGCCTGCTCCCCACCACCGAGATACCCGACTACCGCGTCGCCGCCCGCTACGGCGAAGACCTCTTCGTCCACGACGACCCCTACCGCTTCCCACCCTCCCTCGGAGAACTGGACCTGCACCTGATCCGAGAGGGCCGCCACGAGCAGCTCTGGCAGGTCCTCGGCGCCAACACCGGGCAAGTGACGGCAGGTTGGGCCCCGGTGACCGGAACGACCTTCGCCGTCTGGGCCCCGAACGCCCGCGCCGTCCGCCTGATCGGCGACTTCAACCACTGGCACGGCGCCGCCCACCCGATGCGCTCCCTCGGCGCGAGCGGCATCTGGGAGCTGTTCGTCCCGGGCGTCGGCGACGGCACCCGCTACAAGTACGAGCTGCTCACCCGCGACGGCGACTGGATCCAGAAGGCCGACCCCCTCGCTCGCGCGGCCGAGTCCGCCCCCGGCACAGCGTCGATCGTGGAGACCTCGCACTACGAGTGGCAGGACGCGGACTGGCTGGCGGCGCGCGGCGCACGTCCGGTCGAGCAGGCGCCGATGAGTGTGTACGAGATGCACCTCGGGTCGTGGCGCCCGGGCCTCGGCTACCGCGATCTCGCCCTCGAACTCCCGGCGTACATCAAGGCGTTGGGCTTCACCCACGTCGAGTTCCTGCCGGTCGCCGAGCACCCCTTCGGCGGCTCCTGGGGCTACCAGGTCACCTCCTACTTCGCCCCCATGGCGGCCCTCGGCAGCCCGGACGACTTCCGCCACCTCGTCGACGCCCTGCACAGGGCCGGCATCGGCGTCATCGTCGACTGGGTGCCCGCGCACTTCCCGCGCGACGACTGGGCCCTGGCCCGCTTCGACGGCACCCCGCTCTACGAACACCCCGACCCGCGCCGCGGCGAACACCCCGACTGGGGAACGTACGTCTTCGACTTCGGCCGCACCGAAGTCCGTAACTTCCTTGTCGCCAACGCCACTTACTGGTGCGAGGAGTTCCACATCGACGGCCTGCGCGTGGACGCCGTCGCCTCCATGCTCTACCTCGACTACTCGCGCGCCGACGGCCAATGGCTGCCGAACGAGTACGGCGGCCGGGAGAACCTGGACGCGGTGGAGTTCCTGCAGGAGATGAACGCCACCGTCTACCGCCGCTCGCCCGGCGCCCTCACCATCGCCGAGGAGTCCACCGCATGGGACGGCGTGACCCGCCGCACCGACCACGGCGGCCTCGGCTTCGGCCTGAAGTGGAACATGGGCTGGATGCACGACTCGCTGTCCTACATGGCCGAGGACCCCGTGCACCGCCAGTTCCACCACCACGCGATGACCTTCCCGATGGTGTACGCGTACGCCGAGAACTACATGTTGCCGATCAGCCACGACGAGGTCGTGCACGGCAAGGGCTCCCTACTGGGGAAGATGCCCGGCGACCGTTGGCAGCAGTTCGCCGGCCTGCGCGCCTATCTGGCCTTCATGTGGTCCTTCCCGGGCAAGCAACTCCTCTTCATGGGCCAGGAGTTCGCGCAGGACAGCGAGTGGTCGCACGAGGCGGGCGTGGACTGGGGCGTCTCCCGGTACGCGCCCCACGAGGCCGTGCGCGACCTCGTGCGCGACCTGAACCGCCGCTATCTGGAGCTGCCCGCCCTGTGGGAGCGGGACGCGAGCCCGGACGGTTTCACGTGGATCGACGCCGACGCCGCTCAGGACAACGTGTACTCGTTCGTCCGGTACGACGCCGCAGGCTGCCCGCTGGTCTGCGTCTTCAACTTCCAGCCGGGCGTACGCCACCACTACCGCGTCGGCCTCCCGGCGGGCGGCGACTGGACCGAGGTGCTGAGCACGGATGCGGTGGCGTACGGCGGCGGCGGGGCCCTCAACTCCGGGCGGATCGCCGCTCAGGACGTGCCGTGGCAGGGGCTCGCGCGGAGTGCGGAGCTGACCCTGCCGCCGCTGGGGGCGGTGTGGCTGCGGCCTGCTTGA
- a CDS encoding MinD/ParA family ATP-binding protein, producing the protein MSQIITMHSYRGGTGKSSTAANLALLLASAGRRVALVDTDIQTPCLDVMFGPAGAPVRRSLTDYLMGRCEIEDAAAPARADAGHDGLFLVPARSRAAGVNEIMGRGYDVGLLREGFDRLIDSLALDVLILDTHAGFNNETVTAMASADALVIMTRADRLDLAGARETMALARRLGCHRLSVTVNMVPDGGIGERLRGEVESAYDTRLTAVLPYAPEMSVLAGERLFSTAYPQHPLVTGYRRIISAVSNGTSGIRR; encoded by the coding sequence ATGTCGCAGATCATCACCATGCACTCCTACCGAGGAGGAACGGGCAAATCCAGCACGGCCGCCAACCTCGCGCTGCTGCTCGCCTCGGCGGGCCGCCGGGTCGCCCTGGTGGACACGGACATCCAGACGCCGTGCCTGGACGTGATGTTCGGCCCCGCGGGGGCCCCGGTGCGCCGCTCGCTCACCGACTACCTGATGGGCCGCTGCGAGATCGAGGACGCCGCCGCCCCGGCGCGGGCGGACGCGGGGCACGACGGGCTGTTCCTGGTGCCGGCCCGCAGCCGGGCCGCGGGCGTCAACGAGATCATGGGGCGCGGCTACGACGTGGGCCTGCTGCGCGAGGGCTTCGACCGGCTCATCGACTCGCTCGCCCTGGACGTCCTGATCCTGGACACCCACGCGGGCTTCAACAACGAGACGGTCACCGCGATGGCCAGCGCCGACGCCCTGGTCATCATGACCCGCGCCGACCGCCTCGACCTCGCGGGCGCCCGCGAGACCATGGCGCTCGCCCGCCGCCTCGGCTGTCACCGCCTCAGCGTCACCGTGAACATGGTGCCGGACGGGGGGATCGGCGAGCGGCTGCGCGGCGAGGTCGAGTCCGCCTATGACACCCGCCTCACGGCGGTCCTGCCGTACGCCCCCGAGATGTCGGTGCTCGCGGGGGAGCGGCTGTTCAGCACGGCGTATCCGCAGCATCCGCTGGTGACGGGCTATCGCCGGATCATCTCCGCAGTGAGCAACGGGACTTCAGGGATACGTCGATGA
- a CDS encoding anti-sigma factor antagonist (This anti-anti-sigma factor, or anti-sigma factor antagonist, belongs to a family that includes characterized members SpoIIAA, RsbV, RsfA, and RsfB.), translating to MSFDVRLRINDKVASIELKGELDASTAGRFHDVIDEAAQLGAIELVIRAENLTYLASAGLRSLVVARQKMGDEVRIAVVGAAEPVARTIRLAGFDHSIDLVDA from the coding sequence ATGTCTTTCGACGTACGGCTCAGGATCAACGACAAGGTCGCCAGCATCGAGCTCAAGGGCGAGCTGGACGCCTCCACGGCGGGCCGCTTCCACGACGTGATCGACGAGGCGGCGCAGCTCGGCGCGATCGAGCTGGTGATCAGGGCGGAGAACCTGACCTATCTGGCCTCCGCCGGACTGCGCTCCCTGGTCGTGGCCCGCCAGAAGATGGGCGACGAGGTGCGCATCGCCGTGGTCGGCGCGGCCGAGCCGGTGGCGCGGACCATCAGGCTGGCCGGGTTCGACCACAGCATCGATCTAGTCGACGCCTGA
- a CDS encoding cation:proton antiporter: MSPDSLGLDATTRFLLGLACLLLLTHAAGRLARRVGQPAILAELAAGVLLGPAFLGELAPGAHELLFGPEVLPLLDGLAQLGLVLLALQIGRLLVAPVAGVARAGATVATVSAFSFLVPLAVGAALAPALTGGHPGPVDSPLGRALFLGCALSITALPVLARLLQDEGLTHTPAGRISLAAAAVGDAAAWCVLTAALVVAGSVSAVRLLPAAAGVVLVAVLLRWHRSRRTRGSGTLDLAVLVAGALLAAGASSAAGLHQLLGALLFGYVWQRGRPQHKQGQAKGQEQGQRQEQEQEQGQAKGQGQEQADDPLDRIAPLGAKVLLPCFFLGFGQKLDLRAVEWSGGFLRLVLVLLLIAVAVKSVSCAVAGVLRGLPRPEWLRLAVLMNSRGLTEIVVLSVGYDAGLIDRTLLIALTLVALLTTGMAGPGLRLLDRHIPAGPAGTEVKQAAATPPPAAAGSAPHSARAPATARPERRSARS; the protein is encoded by the coding sequence GTGAGCCCCGATTCGCTCGGCCTCGACGCCACCACCCGCTTCCTCCTGGGCCTCGCCTGCCTCCTGCTGCTCACGCACGCGGCGGGCCGGCTGGCCCGTCGGGTCGGGCAGCCCGCGATCCTCGCCGAGCTTGCGGCGGGGGTGCTGCTCGGGCCGGCCTTCCTCGGCGAGCTGGCACCGGGAGCGCACGAGCTGCTGTTCGGGCCTGAGGTGTTGCCGCTGCTCGACGGGCTGGCCCAACTCGGGCTCGTACTGCTCGCCTTGCAGATAGGGCGGCTGCTCGTGGCCCCGGTGGCGGGTGTGGCGCGGGCGGGGGCCACGGTCGCGACCGTGAGCGCCTTCTCGTTCCTGGTGCCGCTCGCCGTCGGCGCGGCACTCGCCCCCGCCCTGACCGGCGGACACCCCGGCCCGGTGGACTCGCCCCTCGGCCGGGCGCTCTTCCTGGGCTGCGCGCTGAGCATCACCGCGCTGCCCGTCCTGGCCCGGCTGCTGCAGGACGAGGGGCTCACCCACACTCCGGCCGGGCGGATATCCCTGGCCGCGGCGGCCGTCGGCGACGCGGCGGCCTGGTGCGTGCTGACCGCGGCGCTGGTCGTGGCCGGGTCGGTGTCCGCGGTGCGGCTGCTGCCGGCCGCGGCGGGGGTGGTCCTCGTGGCGGTCCTCCTGCGGTGGCACCGGTCCCGCCGTACCCGGGGATCGGGCACGCTCGACCTGGCCGTCCTGGTCGCCGGGGCGCTGCTCGCCGCCGGGGCCTCCTCGGCGGCCGGGCTGCACCAGCTGCTCGGGGCGCTGCTCTTCGGGTACGTGTGGCAGCGCGGCCGACCGCAGCACAAGCAGGGCCAGGCGAAGGGGCAGGAACAGGGGCAGAGGCAGGAGCAGGAGCAGGAGCAGGGCCAGGCGAAGGGGCAGGGGCAGGAGCAGGCCGACGACCCCCTGGACCGCATCGCCCCCTTGGGCGCCAAGGTGCTGCTGCCCTGCTTCTTCCTGGGCTTCGGGCAGAAGCTGGACCTGCGCGCGGTGGAGTGGAGCGGCGGATTCCTGCGCCTGGTCCTCGTGCTGCTCCTGATCGCCGTGGCGGTCAAGTCCGTGAGCTGCGCCGTCGCCGGGGTCCTGCGCGGACTGCCGAGGCCGGAGTGGCTGCGGCTCGCGGTGCTGATGAACTCGCGCGGCCTCACCGAGATCGTGGTGCTCTCGGTGGGCTACGACGCCGGGCTCATCGACCGCACGCTCCTCATCGCCCTCACCCTGGTCGCGCTCCTCACGACCGGGATGGCGGGCCCGGGGCTGCGGCTCCTCGACCGCCACATACCCGCCGGGCCCGCCGGAACGGAGGTCAAGCAGGCCGCAGCCACACCGCCCCCAGCGGCGGCAGGGTCAGCTCCGCACTCCGCGCGAGCCCCTGCCACGGCACGTCCTGAGCGGCGATCCGCCCGGAGTTGA
- a CDS encoding ATP-binding protein yields MAFDSVSASEGGVRAVSGPAGRVRSEACVRYEPEWPPLTVATATAITVPAELAELDRVAEFVLRLGGQAGLADSALYRLRLAADELATNIVMHGYRDIPGGRVSVAGGIEADRVWVRFVDDAPAFDPRQGMRAPDRDMPLEQREIGGLGVYLAFTSVDTFDYELVAGRNVSTLTMRRSSAAGVQDSAPAQEQRRRTP; encoded by the coding sequence ATGGCTTTCGATTCCGTTTCCGCGTCCGAGGGTGGCGTCCGGGCCGTCTCCGGCCCGGCGGGCCGCGTACGGTCCGAGGCCTGTGTCCGGTACGAGCCCGAGTGGCCCCCGCTCACGGTCGCGACCGCGACCGCGATCACCGTGCCTGCCGAGCTCGCCGAGCTCGACAGGGTGGCCGAGTTCGTGCTGCGGCTCGGCGGGCAGGCCGGGCTCGCCGACAGTGCCCTGTACCGGCTGCGGCTCGCCGCCGACGAGCTGGCGACCAACATCGTCATGCACGGCTACCGGGACATCCCGGGCGGCCGGGTCTCGGTGGCCGGCGGGATCGAGGCAGACCGGGTCTGGGTCCGGTTCGTGGACGACGCCCCCGCCTTCGACCCGCGGCAGGGCATGCGGGCCCCGGACCGGGACATGCCGCTGGAGCAGCGGGAGATCGGGGGGCTCGGCGTCTACCTCGCCTTCACCTCGGTGGACACCTTCGACTACGAGCTGGTGGCGGGCCGCAACGTCAGCACCCTCACCATGCGGCGGTCCTCGGCGGCCGGGGTCCAGGACTCGGCCCCGGCCCAGGAACAGCGGAGACGAACACCATGA
- the glgA gene encoding glycogen synthase, with protein MTAAPNAPRVDLLTKEFPPEVYGGAGVHVAELSKELRGLVDLRVRCFGEPRPEPGVLAYREPHLADGANPALRTLGANVEMAAACAGADLVHSHTWYANAAGRLAQTLYGIPHVVTTHSLEPLRPWKAEQLGGGYALSSLVERGALEHADALIAVSRGMRDDILRVYPDVDPARVHVVHNGIDTDAHRPDHGTAALERHGIDPDRPIVLFVGRVTRQKGLPQLLRAAFELDADAQLVLCCGQPDTPEIAAETAGLVEELSRVRSGVVRIDGMLDQVSLRQLLTHATVFVCPSLYEPMGIVNLEAMACGTAVVATATGGIPEVVADGETGLLVPVEQEQDGTGTPLDEKRFATDFAAAVNALLAEPARAEALGKAGRVRAEEHFGWDRAAQKTHAIYRSALGGEV; from the coding sequence ATGACCGCAGCGCCGAATGCACCACGCGTCGATCTGCTCACCAAAGAGTTTCCCCCCGAGGTTTACGGGGGCGCCGGAGTTCATGTCGCCGAATTGTCAAAGGAGTTGCGCGGACTGGTTGACCTCCGGGTGCGCTGCTTCGGCGAACCGCGTCCCGAACCGGGCGTCCTCGCGTACCGCGAACCGCATCTCGCGGACGGCGCCAACCCGGCGCTGCGCACGCTCGGCGCCAATGTGGAGATGGCGGCCGCCTGCGCGGGCGCGGACCTGGTGCACAGCCACACCTGGTACGCGAACGCGGCGGGCCGGCTCGCGCAGACGTTGTACGGCATTCCGCACGTGGTGACGACGCACAGCCTGGAGCCGCTACGGCCCTGGAAGGCAGAGCAGTTGGGCGGCGGGTACGCGCTGTCCTCGCTGGTGGAACGCGGCGCCCTTGAGCACGCCGACGCGCTCATAGCCGTCTCGCGCGGGATGCGGGACGACATCCTGCGGGTCTACCCGGACGTCGACCCGGCCCGCGTGCACGTCGTGCACAACGGCATCGACACGGACGCGCACCGCCCCGATCACGGCACGGCCGCCCTGGAGCGGCACGGCATCGACCCGGACCGGCCGATCGTCCTCTTCGTCGGCCGCGTCACCCGCCAGAAGGGCCTGCCCCAGCTGCTCCGGGCCGCCTTCGAGCTGGACGCCGACGCCCAGCTGGTGCTCTGCTGCGGCCAGCCCGACACCCCGGAGATCGCGGCCGAAACGGCGGGCCTGGTCGAGGAGCTGAGCCGGGTCAGGAGCGGTGTCGTACGCATCGACGGCATGCTCGACCAGGTCTCCCTGCGCCAGCTGCTCACGCACGCCACGGTGTTCGTCTGCCCTTCCCTGTACGAGCCCATGGGCATCGTCAACCTGGAGGCGATGGCCTGCGGCACGGCGGTCGTGGCCACGGCCACGGGCGGCATCCCGGAGGTGGTGGCCGACGGGGAGACGGGGCTGCTCGTCCCCGTCGAGCAGGAGCAGGACGGGACGGGCACCCCGCTGGACGAGAAGCGCTTCGCCACCGACTTCGCGGCCGCGGTGAACGCCCTGCTTGCCGAGCCCGCCCGCGCCGAGGCGCTGGGCAAGGCGGGCCGGGTCCGGGCCGAGGAGCACTTCGGATGGGACCGGGCGGCGCAGAAGACGCACGCCATCTACCGCTCGGCGCTGGGGGGCGAGGTATGA